A genomic window from Paenibacillus sp. FSL K6-0276 includes:
- a CDS encoding FtsW/RodA/SpoVE family cell cycle protein, producing MLQKIKKIDGAIVVVLLLLMTVSIFSIYSVTHGREKLDGHHIRMMMYYVIGFIAFIGMTFLDYRILVKYALYIYLFGIGILILVSFLGETKNNAQGWLSLPGGLSLQPAELFKLILILFLAAMLVRKNKSKLLFWRDVVPLGLLTLFPFLIVLTQNDLGNALSYIVILAGLLWIGNIKYTHALIGLVIIASSAIAGIMSYIHYHDEIKTFLNDIGRSHWIERFDPWLVPDKATEKAKYHTTNAKIAIASGGMSGDGYMKGDSVQANRVPYTYSDSIFVQIAEEFGFVGAAVLLLLYFILIHRMILIALESRDRAGPFLIVGIVAMMLYQIFENIGAFIGLMPLTGITLPFISFGGTSLLINMASIGLVMSVRLHGQDVEEDLPKPTPYAAAKQV from the coding sequence GTGCTTCAGAAGATTAAAAAGATTGATGGTGCTATCGTAGTCGTTCTGTTATTACTCATGACTGTCAGCATCTTCTCCATATATAGTGTGACTCATGGAAGAGAAAAGCTGGACGGACATCATATCCGTATGATGATGTATTATGTTATTGGATTTATTGCATTTATTGGAATGACCTTTTTGGATTACAGAATTTTAGTGAAATACGCGCTGTATATTTATCTATTTGGGATAGGTATACTGATCCTCGTCAGCTTTTTGGGCGAGACCAAAAATAATGCCCAAGGCTGGTTGTCCCTCCCTGGAGGACTGAGCCTTCAGCCTGCCGAGTTGTTTAAGTTGATATTGATTCTATTTCTGGCAGCTATGCTCGTCCGTAAGAATAAGAGTAAGCTTTTGTTTTGGCGGGATGTTGTGCCGCTGGGCCTCTTAACCTTATTTCCGTTTCTTATTGTCCTTACACAGAATGACCTTGGTAATGCCTTGTCTTACATTGTGATTCTTGCGGGTCTGTTGTGGATTGGCAATATTAAGTACACTCACGCATTAATCGGGCTGGTGATTATAGCAAGCTCTGCGATTGCCGGAATTATGAGTTATATTCATTATCATGACGAAATTAAAACGTTCCTTAATGATATTGGCCGATCGCACTGGATTGAACGTTTCGATCCTTGGCTAGTTCCGGACAAAGCAACAGAAAAGGCTAAGTATCATACCACCAATGCTAAAATTGCTATTGCCTCTGGAGGAATGAGTGGAGATGGCTATATGAAAGGCGATTCGGTTCAAGCAAATCGTGTACCATACACCTACTCGGACTCTATTTTCGTGCAAATTGCCGAAGAATTCGGTTTTGTGGGGGCGGCGGTGCTGCTACTGCTGTATTTTATCCTAATTCACCGGATGATTCTGATTGCGCTAGAATCCAGAGATCGAGCGGGTCCATTTCTGATTGTCGGTATTGTCGCGATGATGTTGTATCAGATTTTTGAGAATATCGGCGCGTTTATCGGCTTAATGCCGCTCACCGGAATTACGCTGCCGTTCATCAGCTTCGGGGGAACTTCGCTTCTTATCAATATGGCAAGCATCGGGCTGGTGATGAGCGTACGTCTGCACGGTCAAGATGTAGAGGAAGATTTACCTAAGCCTACTCCTTATGCAGCCGCCAAACAGGTATAA
- a CDS encoding HemK/PrmC family methyltransferase — MSEVKSIREAFAEASSFLSQSGCNEPQRSAQLLLEHALGLSGAAYYMALADPFPAAVKEAWEAGVTRRSMGEPVQYIIGEQEFYGRPFEVTPDVLIPRPETELLVEAILRYGAELWPDGTVAPSKAAQEEGAASLAAAHDRAGSDAARTEGDAENVRAARPLTAVDIGAGSGAISVTLAAEAPAWRVCAGDISPAALAVAERNALRNGTAVDFRLGDLLEPFAGMETDILVSNPPYIPGEDIAGLQREVRDHEPRTALDGGADGLDPYRRMMEQMALLPALPRLIGFELGFGQAEQVAAFLEAAGHWTEIITINDLAGIPRHVLGIAR; from the coding sequence ATGTCGGAAGTGAAAAGCATCCGGGAAGCCTTTGCGGAGGCTTCTTCTTTTTTGAGCCAGAGCGGTTGTAATGAACCGCAGCGCAGTGCGCAATTACTGCTTGAGCATGCGCTTGGCTTGTCGGGAGCGGCGTATTATATGGCGCTGGCGGATCCTTTTCCAGCTGCGGTCAAGGAAGCATGGGAGGCGGGAGTTACCCGCCGGAGCATGGGCGAGCCGGTGCAGTACATCATCGGCGAGCAGGAGTTCTACGGGCGTCCCTTTGAAGTGACGCCTGATGTGCTGATTCCGCGGCCGGAGACGGAGCTGCTCGTCGAGGCGATTTTGCGGTACGGCGCGGAGCTCTGGCCGGACGGCACGGTTGCGCCGAGCAAAGCGGCGCAGGAAGAAGGTGCTGCTTCGCTAGCAGCAGCACATGATCGTGCGGGCAGCGATGCCGCCCGCACCGAAGGCGACGCGGAGAACGTACGCGCCGCACGGCCACTGACCGCCGTCGATATCGGCGCCGGCAGCGGAGCGATCTCCGTCACGCTGGCGGCCGAAGCGCCGGCGTGGCGGGTCTGCGCCGGCGATATTTCGCCGGCGGCCTTGGCTGTGGCCGAGCGCAATGCCTTGCGCAACGGCACAGCCGTGGATTTTCGGCTCGGCGATTTGCTCGAGCCGTTCGCGGGAATGGAGACGGATATTCTCGTCTCCAACCCGCCGTACATCCCCGGCGAGGATATCGCCGGGTTGCAGCGTGAGGTGCGCGACCACGAGCCGCGCACTGCGCTGGATGGCGGAGCGGACGGGCTGGACCCGTACCGCCGCATGATGGAGCAGATGGCGCTGCTCCCGGCACTGCCGCGCCTGATCGGCTTTGAGCTTGGCTTTGGCCAAGCCGAGCAAGTCGCTGCATTCCTTGAGGCGGCAGGCCATTGGACGGAGATCATCACCATTAATGATCTGGCTGGAATTCCGCGTCATGTGCTAGGTATAGCGCGGTAA
- the prfA gene encoding peptide chain release factor 1: protein MLDRLQSLADRYEKLSELLCDPDVANDSKKLRDYSKEQSDLQPAFEAYTEYKNVMQELEAAKQMQGEKLDDEMKEMVKMEIDDLSKRQVELEEKIRVLLLPKDPNDDKNVIVEIRGAAGGDEAALFASDLYRMYTRYADAQGWRVELMDANTSDLGGFKEVIFLINGRGAYSKLKYESGAHRVQRIPATESGGRIHTSTSTVSVMPEAEAFEIEIHDKDIRVDTFCSSGAGGQSVNTTKSAVRVTHVPTGIIATCQDGKSQNSNKEKALQVLRARISDLKRQEEEAKYAGERKSKVGTGDRSERIRTYNFPQSRVTDHRIGLTLHRLEQIMNGEITEIISALSIAEQADLMDSMDNGE from the coding sequence TTGTTGGACCGATTGCAATCCCTGGCGGACCGCTATGAGAAGCTCAGTGAACTGCTTTGTGATCCGGATGTTGCAAACGACAGTAAGAAACTGAGGGATTATTCCAAAGAACAATCAGACCTACAGCCTGCATTTGAGGCGTATACTGAATATAAAAATGTAATGCAAGAGCTTGAAGCTGCTAAGCAAATGCAAGGCGAAAAGCTTGATGATGAGATGAAGGAAATGGTCAAAATGGAAATTGACGACCTTTCCAAACGTCAGGTTGAACTGGAAGAGAAAATACGCGTATTGTTGCTACCTAAAGACCCGAATGATGATAAGAACGTAATCGTCGAAATTCGTGGTGCAGCGGGTGGAGATGAAGCGGCATTATTCGCTTCCGACCTTTACCGGATGTACACTCGTTATGCAGATGCACAAGGCTGGCGCGTGGAGCTAATGGATGCCAACACGAGTGACCTTGGTGGATTTAAAGAGGTCATCTTCCTTATTAACGGCCGGGGTGCATACAGTAAGCTGAAATACGAAAGTGGTGCGCATCGCGTACAACGTATCCCAGCGACTGAATCCGGTGGACGTATTCATACCTCTACTTCTACAGTATCGGTGATGCCGGAAGCTGAGGCATTTGAGATTGAGATCCATGATAAAGATATTCGTGTGGATACCTTCTGTTCAAGTGGTGCAGGCGGACAGTCTGTAAATACGACCAAGTCTGCAGTACGTGTAACCCATGTACCTACGGGCATTATTGCTACCTGTCAGGACGGTAAGTCACAGAACTCCAATAAGGAAAAAGCACTGCAAGTGCTTCGTGCCCGTATTTCGGATCTGAAACGGCAGGAAGAGGAAGCGAAGTATGCTGGTGAACGGAAGAGTAAAGTAGGTACTGGTGATCGTAGTGAGCGTATTCGGACGTATAACTTCCCGCAGAGCCGGGTTACAGATCATCGCATTGGCTTGACACTGCACCGTTTGGAGCAGATTATGAACGGAGAAATCACTGAAATTATTTCGGCCCTTTCGATCGCTGAACAAGCTGATTTGATGGATAGTATGGACAATGGAGAATAA
- the ychF gene encoding redox-regulated ATPase YchF, translating to MALKAGIVGLPNVGKSTLFNAITQAGAESANYPFCTIDPNVGVVEVPDERLDKLTELVQPNKTVPTAFEFVDIAGLVRGASKGEGLGNKFLAHIREVDAIVHVVRCFEDENVTHVDGKVNPISDIQTINLELILADLESIEKRIERSRKNIKGGEKKYAQEVELLERIKEALYEDKPARSVELNEDEKLIIRDLHLLTLKPVLYAANVSEDEVASAEDNPYVQQVREFAATEGAEVVPISAKVEAEIAELEGEDKAMFLEELGLEESGLNRLIKAAYKLLGLYTYFTAGVQEVRAWTIRRGTKAPGAAGVIHTDFERGFIRAEVVAYADLLAAGSMNGAKERGQLRLEGKEYLVQDGDVMHFRFNV from the coding sequence ATGGCTTTGAAAGCTGGAATCGTCGGTCTTCCTAACGTAGGAAAATCCACATTGTTTAATGCGATAACGCAAGCGGGAGCAGAATCCGCAAACTACCCTTTTTGCACGATTGACCCTAACGTTGGTGTCGTTGAAGTTCCGGACGAACGTCTTGATAAACTGACTGAGCTGGTACAACCTAACAAGACTGTACCTACTGCTTTTGAATTTGTTGATATTGCTGGTCTTGTGCGCGGTGCAAGTAAAGGTGAGGGACTAGGTAACAAATTCCTAGCTCATATTCGTGAAGTGGACGCTATCGTTCATGTGGTTCGCTGCTTTGAAGATGAGAACGTTACACACGTTGATGGAAAAGTAAACCCGATCAGCGACATTCAGACCATCAATTTGGAGCTGATTCTTGCTGACCTTGAGAGCATTGAGAAACGGATTGAGCGTTCCCGTAAGAACATCAAAGGCGGCGAGAAGAAATACGCTCAAGAAGTTGAACTGCTTGAACGCATCAAAGAAGCCCTCTATGAAGACAAACCTGCACGTAGTGTGGAATTGAATGAAGACGAGAAGCTTATTATCCGCGATCTTCATTTGTTAACATTGAAACCAGTGCTGTATGCGGCGAATGTAAGCGAAGATGAAGTAGCAAGTGCAGAGGATAATCCTTATGTGCAGCAAGTGCGTGAATTTGCAGCAACTGAGGGTGCTGAAGTTGTTCCGATTAGCGCTAAGGTAGAAGCTGAAATTGCTGAGCTTGAGGGCGAAGATAAAGCGATGTTCCTAGAAGAACTTGGGCTTGAAGAATCTGGTCTGAACCGTCTGATCAAAGCGGCTTACAAGCTGCTAGGCTTGTATACTTACTTCACAGCAGGCGTTCAGGAAGTTCGCGCGTGGACCATTCGTCGCGGAACCAAAGCACCTGGCGCTGCAGGTGTGATTCATACGGATTTCGAACGTGGATTTATCCGTGCTGAGGTAGTGGCTTACGCAGATCTTTTGGCAGCAGGTTCTATGAATGGTGCGAAAGAACGTGGTCAATTGCGTCTTGAAGGTAAAGAATATTTGGTGCAAGACGGCGACGTTATGCATTTCCGTTTCAACGTTTAA
- a CDS encoding S41 family peptidase has protein sequence MEVKDYKTLILDIRGNGGGNSDCWHGLIVPQLINNPVIYNTYLLYRGGEYSEVFMQARQIIENLQPIANIKDDQLPNIPPEATTMFNSYTKMDDILQPIHPVGFKGKIYLLVDSSVYSASEGLAAFAKGIGTCGFPMNWCAWIRLD, from the coding sequence ATGGAAGTAAAGGATTACAAAACACTAATCCTCGATATCCGAGGAAACGGTGGAGGAAACAGTGATTGCTGGCATGGTCTTATTGTCCCGCAGTTAATTAATAATCCTGTCATTTATAATACATATTTACTTTATAGAGGGGGCGAATACTCCGAGGTCTTTATGCAGGCGCGTCAAATTATCGAAAATCTACAGCCTATTGCGAACATCAAGGATGATCAGTTACCGAATATCCCGCCTGAAGCGACCACCATGTTTAATAGCTACACTAAAATGGATGATATTCTGCAACCTATTCATCCTGTGGGCTTTAAAGGAAAGATCTATTTGCTGGTAGACAGCTCTGTGTATTCAGCATCGGAAGGTCTTGCAGCATTTGCAAAAGGTATTGGAACTTGCGGGTTCCCAATGAATTGGTGCGCTTGGATAAGGCTGGATTGA